The following proteins come from a genomic window of Aspergillus oryzae RIB40 DNA, chromosome 4:
- a CDS encoding transcription initiation factor IIA subunit gamma (transcription initiation factor IIA, gamma subunit) has product MSNAQAYYELYRGSSLGLSLTDTLDDLINDGRIEPQLAMKILSTFDRVITEVLADKVRARLTFKGHLDTYRFCDEVWTFLIKDVTFKLDNQTTVQADKVKIVSCNSKRPGEA; this is encoded by the exons ATGAGCAACGCACAAGCATATTACGAGCTTTATCGCGGGAGCAG CCTGGGCCTGTCCCTTACCGACACCCTCGATGACTTGATCAATGATGGCCGAATCGAGCCCCAGCTCGCCATGAAGATTCTTTCCACTTTCGATCGAGTGATCACCGAGGTTCTCGCAGACAAAGTGCGCGCCAGGCTAACTTTTAAG GGCCACCTGGATACATATCGCTTCTGCGACGAAGTATGGACATTCCTCATCAAAGACGTCACCTTCAAACTGGACAACCAGACGACCGTACAAGCGGATAAAGTGAAGATTGTTAGCTGCAACAGCAAGCGCCCCGGCGAGGCATAG
- a CDS encoding uncharacterized protein (predicted protein), whose protein sequence is MVEDEFNAVAQSFTQHLHYAEYAKRKKEVKLQNAAAIQNLARPTDGVTPVSDVTRRRDAADALSARQKAGLEQVQSKRPQVDSEEENEEIEDETWAGTSLHGLMMSPRKARSLVGMQGIKSSTRAAAGFSQSSGTGRDSAAINSSPPRIYEAAKSIDVDETASEDDDLDLQYETPRPTQKARLISSDSMSSNSRHSPLTPTKDRGRKMQSINARYKTPTATQSKRRLLFDDDFVELPELQNSDVQVQGRGSSPSIRKTRRETPPRGNNPQSKKSRLNEVPTFLL, encoded by the coding sequence ATGGTTGAAGACGAGTTCAACGCCGTGGCCCAATCCTTTACTCAACATCTTCACTATGCTGAATACGCTAAGCGCAAAAAGGAGGTTAAATTACAGAATGCTGCGGCGATTCAGAATCTGGCTAGGCCGACCGATGGGGTAACGCCTGTTAGCGACGTCACCAGACGGAGAGATGCTGCCGATGCGCTTTCCGCACGTCAGAAAGCTGGGCTTGAACAGGTACAGAGTAAACGGCCGCAGGTGGAttcagaagaggagaatgaagagattgaggatGAAACGTGGGCGGGAACATCACTACATGGTCTGATGATGAGTCCTAGGAAGGCAAGGTCATTGGTAGGTATGCAGGGAATCAAGTCATCGACAAGGGCGGCAGCGGGATTTTCACAGTCGTCTGGCACGGGGAGAGATTCAGCAGCAATTAATAGTTCGCCACCAAGGATATATGAAGCAGCCAAAAGTATTGATGTTGACGAAACAGCTTCGGAAGACGATGACTTAGATCTACAATATGAAACACCGAGGCCCACTCAGAAAGCACGTCTCATTAGTTCTGATTCGATGTCGTCGAATTCTCGGCATAGCCCTTTGACCCCTACAAAGGACCGGGGGAGGAAAATGCAGTCTATCAATGCTAGATACAAGACACCAACCGCTACCCAATCCAAAAGGAGATTGCTTTTTGATGATGATTTTGTTGAGCTGCCAGAGCTACAAAATTCAGACGTACAAGTACAGGGTCGAGGTTCTTCACCGTCTATTAGGAAAACCCGACGGGAAACTCCACCCCGTGGGAACAATCCGCAGTCGAAGAAATCGCGTCTCAACGAAGTTCCAACTTTCCTGCTTTGA
- a CDS encoding uncharacterized protein (predicted protein) — MECFRQIGRLVKAPFQRDSHHKALEIGPPTNFRKEEMPTFFPDDESVHVSTKLRETVSDNAVHSAQTLHSHSSSLEKDSMIKTLEREPSARQRIKNNVRRLSVRVARPVSEHED; from the exons ATGGAGTGTTTCCGGCAGATTGGTCGACTGGTTAAGGCCCCATTCCAGCGTGACTCGCATCACAAGGCATTGGAAATC GGGCCCCCAACCAACTTCCGCAAGGAGGAAATGCCGACTTTCTTCCCAGATGACGAGTCAGTACATGTTAGCACCAAACTCCGAGAGACTGTTTCTGACAATGCCGTTCACAGTGCTCAAACATTACATAGCCACAGCTCTTCCCTAGAGAAGGATTCAATGATCAAGACCTTGGAGCGTGAACCCTCAGCTCGTCAACGAATCAAGAACAACGTCCGAAGACTGAGTGTCAGAGTAGCCCGGCCAGTCTCAGAACACGAAGACTGA
- a CDS encoding aldehyde dehydrogenase family protein (NAD-dependent aldehyde dehydrogenases) produces the protein MSLETITTISPSTNQPVVTRTGVTSEDLQRIPEVAQEAFRSFSRSTTLKQRQEIVTRALDILEKKKDELARELTEQMGRPIAYTGVEVLTAIKRSRYLTKISDSVLGEEGVVPGEEEKGFRRYIKRKPVGVAFIIFAWNYPYLILVNSLIPAILAGNAVILKPSPQTPTIVEQFAAAFAEAGLPQNVIQYFHCGSPTLLETIVRSPLVNHVCFTGSVAGGLAVQKAASDRIVNVGLELGGKDPAYVRDDVDAAWAAEEVVDGAIFNSGQSCCAIERVYVHKNIYNTFVEEVKKVLSKYRVGDPFDKQTQIGPVVSKRAKDTIQAHVADAIQKGAKDETPANETFENPPAEGNYVKPTLLTGVNHDMIVMTEETFGPVIPVMKVDSDEEAIKLMNSSEFGLTASVWTKDVAKAEELVEQVEAGTVFINRSDYPSPDLAWTGWKNSGRGVTLSRFGFEQFVKLKSHHIKAYPK, from the exons ATGTCTCTCGaaaccatcaccaccatctcgCCCTCCACGAACCAGCCAGTTGTCACTCGAACGGGCGTCACCTCCGAGGACCTACAGCGAATCCCGGAGGTTGCACAAGAGGCTTTCCGGTCATTCTCCCGGTCGACCACTCTCAAACAGCGTCAAGAAATTGTAACACGTGCATTGGAcattcttgagaagaagaaagatgagctTGCGCGCGAGCTGACCGAGCAGATGGGTCGTCCGATCGCATATACCGGTGTGGAGGTATTGACAGCTATCAAGCGCAGTCGCTACCTGACCAAGATCAGTGACTCGGTCCTAGGCGAAGAGGGCGTTGTCCCaggtgaagaggagaagggcttcAGGCGCTATATCAAGCGGAAGCCTGTTGGTGTGGCGTTTATCATATTTGCCTGGAAC TACCCCTATTTGATCCTTGTCAACAGTTTGATCCCTGCTATTCTTGCCGGAAATGCTGTCATTTTGAAACCCTCCCCGCAAACTCCGACCATAGTAGAGCAATTTGCCGCTGCCTTCGCCGAGGCAGGACTGCCTCAGAACGTCATCCAATATTTCCACTGTGGATCCCCTACACTACTTGAGACTATCGTCCGGTCACCTTTAGTCAACCACGTCTGTTTCACAGGCTCGGTGGCTGGTGGCTTGGCTGTGCAGAAGGCCGCGTCAGACCGCATCGTCAATGTTGGGCTGGAGCTCGGTGGCAAAGACCCAGCTTATGTTCGGGACGATGTGGATGCAGCGTGGGCCGCGGAGGAGGTCGTCGACGGAGCTATTTTCAACAGTGGACAGAGCTGCTGTGCGATTGAGCGGGTCTACGTTCACAAGAACATCTACAATACCTTCGTTGAGGAAGTCAAGAAGGTCCTAAGCAAGTATCGTGTCGGAGATCCGTTTGACAAGCAAACACAGATCGGACCTGTTGTTTCAAAGCGAGCGAAGGACACGATTCAGGCCCATGTAGCCGATGCGATCCAGAAGGGTGCCAAGGATGAAACTCCAGCGAATGAGACATTTGAAAACCCTCCTGCGGAGGGCAACTACGTCAAACCTACGCTTCTGACGGGCGTGAACCATGACATGATTGTCATGACGGAGGAGACCTTTGGTCCTGTCATCCCTGTTATGAAGGTTgacagcgatgaggaagctATTAAGCTGATGAACAGCAGCGAGTTTGGACTGACTGCCAGTGTCTGGACCAAGGATGTGGCTAAGGCTGAGGAACTAGTTGAGCAGGTGGAGGCGGGAACTGTCTTCATTAACCGATCTGACTATCCTAGTCCG GATCTCGCATGGACCGGCTGGAAGAATTCGGGACGGGGCGTAACTCTGAGCAGATTTGGATTTGAGCAATTTGTCAAGCTCAAGAGCCACCACATCAAGGCTTACCCTAAATAA
- a CDS encoding DUF323 domain protein (uncharacterized conserved protein): protein MSPLALSPKTVDIVNIFQNDVEFSLVNEIHKGISPPAGVRKSMPTMLLYDANGLKLFEKITYVKEYYLTNAEIEVLETNSRRIVERIPDNAQLLELGSGNLRKIEILLREFERVGKRVDYYALDLSLSELQRTFAEVSIDDYTHVGLHGLHGTYDDAVTWLNSPENRKRPTVIMSMGSSLGNFDRPGAAKFLSQYASLLGPSDMMIIGLDGCKDPGKVYRAYNDSEGVTRQFYENGLVHANVVLGYEAFKPDEWEVVTDYDAVEGRHWAAYSPRRDVTINGVLLKKGEKLFFEEAYKYGPEERDQLWRDAKLLQSTEVGNGSDDYHLHLLTSAALNLPTSPSQYAAHPIPSFEEWQSLWTAWDNATKAMVPREELLSKPIKLRNSLIFYLGHIPTFLDIHLTRALRGKLTEPKSYKLIFERGIDPDVDDPQKCHSHSEIPDEWPALDDILDYQERVRSRVRSIYQIEGLAENRILGEALWIGFEHEVMHLETFLYMLIQSERILPPPATERPDFKKLYQDARRSMKTNEWFSVPEQTLTIGLDGADTNDVPPTTYGWDNEKPARTVTVPAFEAQGRPITNGEYAKYLQANQSRRRPASWVLTHSDENYPIPMAVNGSSVGATQDFMSNFAVRTVFGPVPLEFAQDWPVMASYDELAEYAEWVGCRIPTFEETRSIYLHSALLKERGGVNHNGEPNGHSVNGYLNGMNGNSYSKINPGKPRTPDHQPVQYPSRDALPVFLDLDGLNVGFKHWHPTPVIQNGDRLAGQGELGGAWEWTSTPLAPHDGFKAMEIYPGYTSDFFDGKHNIILGGSWATHPRVAGRTTFVNWYQHNYPYTWAGARLVRDL, encoded by the exons ATGTCACCGTTGGCTCTTTCTCCTAAGACCGTTGACATTGTCAACATCTTTCAGAATGACGTGGAGTTCTCCCTCGTAAATGAGATCCATAAGGGCATTAGTCCTCCCGCTGGCGTTAGGAAGTCAATGCCAACGATGCTTCTTTACGATGCCAATGGCCTCAAGCTTTTTGAGAAAATCACCTATGTGAAGGAGTATTATCTAACAAATGCGGAAATCGAGGTCTTGGAGACAAATTCCAGGAGGATAGTTGAACGGATTCCAGACAATGCGCAACTGCTTGAATTAGGTAGCGG GAATCTTCGGAAAATTGAGATTCTGCTACGGGAGTTTGAGCGCGTGGGAAAGCGCGTGGATTATTATGCCCTTGACCTGTCTCTATCAGAACTGCAGCGCACATTCGCAGAGGTGTCCATTGATGATTACACACACGTTGGCCTCCATGGTCTCCATGGAACCTACGACGATGCCGTCACTTGGCTTAACAGCCCCGAAAACAGGAAGCGGCCCACGGTGATCATGTCTATGGGTTCCTCTTTAGGGAACTTTGACCGTCCTGGCGCAGCAAAGTTTCTCTCGCAGTATGCTAGCCTTCTTGGTCCATCCGATATGATGATCATTGGTCTGGATGGCTGCAAGGACCCGGGCAAAGTATACAGGGCATACAATGATTCAGAAGGTGTTACACGGCAGTTCTATGAGAACGGACTAGTGCATGCAAATGTTGTTCTTGGATACGAAGCCTTCAAACCTGATGAGTGGGAAGTAGTGACTGACTACGATGCCGTGGAGGGACGACACTGGGCAGCCTACTCACCCAGGAGGGACGTCACTATCAACGGGGTCCTTCTtaagaagggggagaaacTCTTCTTTGAAGAGGCGTACAAGTACGGACCAGAGGAACGCGATCAACTGTGGCGTGATGCCAAGTTACTCCAGTCTACGGAAGTGGGCAATGGGTCTGACGATTACC atctccatcttctgACATCCGCTGCCCTCAACCTCCCCACGTCTCCCTCTCAATATGCAGCTCATCCTATACCCAGctttgaagaatggcagTCCCTGTGGACAGCATGGGATAATGCTACAAAGGCTATGGTCCCTCGCGAGGAGCTTCTGTCAAAGCCGATCAAGCTACGGAACTCTTTAATCTTCTATCTGGGGCACATTCCTACATTCTTGG ACATCCATCTGACCCGAGCCCTGCGCGGAAAACTGACAGAGCCAAAGTCTTATAAACTAATTTTCGAACGTGGGATTGATCCTGATGTAGATGACCCCCAGAAGTGCCACTCCCATAGCGAGATCCCAGACGAGTGGCCAGCTCTTGATGACATTCTAGACTACCAAGAGCGAGTCAGAAGCAGAGTTAGATCCATCTACCAGATCGAGGGCCTTGCAGAAAACAGAATCCTGGGTGAGGCGCTTTGGATTGGATTTGAGCACGAAGTGATGCACCTCGAGACATTCCTGTACATGTTGATCCAGAGCGAAAGGATACTTCCCCCGCCCGCCACTGAACGGCCGGACTTCAAAAAACTGTACCAAGACGCTCGGAGAAGCATGAAAACAAATGAGTGGTTCTCCGTTCCTGAACAGACACTTACTATTGGCCTTGATGGTGCTGATACCAACGACGTACCCCCAACGACCTATGGGTGGGACAATGAGAAACCTGCGAGAACAGTGACGGTTCCAGCATTTGAGGCGCAGGGCAGGCCCATCACCAATGGTGAGTACGCCAAGTACTTGCAAGCGAATCAGTCGCGCAGAAGGCCAGCATCATGGGTCCTGACCCATTCGGATGAAAACTACCCCATACCTATGGCCGTCAACGGAAGCAGTGTCGGGGCTACGCAGGACTTTATGTCCAACTTTGCTGTCCGTACTGTCTTCGGCCCAGTTCCACTTGAATTTGCTCAGGACTGGCCTGTGATGGCGTCATATGATGAATTAGCCGAATATGCCGAATGGGTGGGTTGCAGAATCCCAACCTTCGAAGAGACAAGGAGTATCTATCTGCACTCAGCGCTACTGAAGGAAAGAGGTGGCGTAAATCATAATGGGGAGCCCAATGGCCATAG TGTGAACGGCTATCTGAACGGGATGAATGGAAATAGCTACTCGAAGATCAACCCAGGCAAACCTCGTACGCCGGACCACCAGCCTGTACAATATCCTTCCCGGGACGCCTTGCCAGTGTTCCTTGATCTGGACGGTCTCAACGTCGGGTTCAAGCACTGGCACCCCACCCCAGTTATCCAGAACGGCGATCGACTCGCCGGTCAGGGTGAACTGGGAGGCGCATGGGAGTGGACTAGCACGCCATTAGCGCCACACGATGGCTTTAAAGCCATGGAGATCTACCCGGGATACACCT CCGATTTCTTCGACGGTAAACATAACATCATCCTGGGTGGTTCTTGGGCTACTCATCCCCGCGTTGCTGGGCGTACCACTTT CGTCAATTGGTACCAGCACAACTATCCTTACACCTGGGCAGGAGCACGCCTAGTGCGGGATCTTTAG